One stretch of Streptomyces sp. MMBL 11-1 DNA includes these proteins:
- a CDS encoding TetR/AcrR family transcriptional regulator: protein MQTSTRDRIVVATARLLQRQGYVGTGIKQIAAESQATLGSIYHFFPGGKEAVAVAAIRYSAQEFATLLKEALDSETDPAEAVLSCARQLAAGLKESGWIDGCPVTAAALETLGTDSELQQACADALNGWERLVRDKLLGCGFPAEAARELATTAISAMEGAEVTAQVNRSEEPLLAAGRQLARLVRSYGVGTPGH from the coding sequence ATGCAGACCAGCACCCGGGACCGGATCGTCGTGGCGACCGCGCGCCTTCTCCAGCGGCAGGGCTATGTCGGCACCGGCATCAAGCAGATCGCCGCGGAGTCGCAGGCCACGCTCGGGTCGATCTACCACTTCTTCCCGGGCGGCAAGGAGGCCGTCGCGGTCGCCGCGATCCGGTACAGCGCGCAGGAGTTCGCGACACTCCTGAAGGAAGCCCTGGACAGCGAGACCGACCCGGCGGAGGCGGTGCTCTCCTGTGCCCGCCAGCTGGCCGCCGGACTCAAGGAGTCGGGCTGGATCGACGGCTGCCCGGTGACGGCTGCGGCCCTGGAGACGCTCGGGACCGACTCGGAGCTCCAGCAGGCCTGCGCCGACGCGCTGAACGGCTGGGAGCGGCTCGTCCGGGACAAGTTGCTGGGCTGCGGATTCCCGGCGGAGGCAGCGCGCGAGCTGGCGACCACAGCCATCAGCGCCATGGAGGGCGCCGAGGTCACCGCCCAGGTCAACCGGAGCGAGGAGCCCCTTCTGGCTGCGGGCCGCCAGTTGGCCCGCCTCGTCAGGTCCTACGGGGTCGGCACGCCGGGCCACTGA
- a CDS encoding AraC family transcriptional regulator, which yields MLERLNDAMEHVEAHLGERIEVAELARIAMTSEYHFRRMFSALAGLPLSEYIRRRRMTVAGAEVLGAPDRTLLDVAVRYGYDTGEGFARAFRAVHGVGPGEARRGGGVLRSQQRLTFRLVVEGSSDMRYRLVEKDAFQVVGRRARVPLIHEGPNPAIAQFIRGIGREELDRIAALSDQDPAGIVGVSDQLDPSRAEGTELDYYHGAVTSTEAPEDLDVLPVPAGSWAVFENEGEFPAALQHLWRDVFTQWFPSNPYASRPGPEILRVRLTEEGKRAEAELWIPVERSAGS from the coding sequence TTGCTGGAACGGCTGAACGACGCGATGGAGCACGTCGAGGCGCATCTCGGTGAGCGCATCGAGGTGGCGGAGCTCGCGCGCATCGCGATGACGTCGGAGTACCACTTCCGCCGGATGTTCTCCGCGCTCGCGGGCCTCCCGCTGTCGGAGTACATCCGTCGCCGCCGCATGACGGTCGCGGGGGCCGAGGTGCTGGGCGCCCCCGACCGGACGCTGCTGGACGTGGCGGTGCGGTACGGCTACGACACGGGGGAGGGCTTCGCCCGCGCCTTCCGGGCCGTGCACGGCGTCGGCCCCGGCGAAGCCCGGCGTGGCGGCGGCGTTCTGCGGTCCCAGCAACGGCTGACCTTCCGACTCGTCGTCGAAGGGAGTAGTGACATGCGGTACAGGCTGGTGGAGAAGGACGCCTTCCAGGTGGTCGGAAGGAGGGCGCGGGTCCCCCTGATCCACGAGGGGCCGAATCCGGCCATCGCGCAGTTCATCCGGGGGATCGGCCGGGAGGAGCTGGACCGCATCGCGGCCCTCTCGGACCAGGACCCTGCCGGGATCGTCGGGGTGAGCGACCAGCTCGACCCGAGCCGCGCGGAGGGCACCGAACTCGACTACTACCACGGGGCGGTGACGAGCACGGAGGCTCCGGAGGACCTGGACGTCCTCCCCGTGCCGGCGGGGAGCTGGGCGGTCTTCGAGAACGAGGGTGAGTTCCCGGCAGCCCTCCAGCACCTCTGGCGGGACGTCTTCACCCAGTGGTTCCCGTCGAACCCGTACGCCTCCCGGCCCGGCCCGGAGATCCTGCGGGTGCGGCTGACGGAGGAGGGGAAGCGGGCGGAGGCGGAGCTGTGGATCCCGGTGGAGCGCTCGGCCGGTTCGTGA
- a CDS encoding DUF397 domain-containing protein has product MPRAAHPDPTALHWFKSSYSNGDGGACIEVAYHWRKSSYSDGDGGACVEVAAHPAAVHIRDSKVTGGPVLTVEPAAWSAFVHGSAAV; this is encoded by the coding sequence ATGCCCCGCGCAGCACACCCCGACCCCACAGCCCTCCACTGGTTCAAGTCCAGCTACAGCAACGGCGACGGGGGTGCCTGCATTGAGGTCGCCTACCACTGGCGCAAGTCCAGCTACAGCGACGGTGACGGCGGAGCCTGCGTCGAAGTCGCCGCCCACCCCGCCGCCGTCCACATCCGCGACTCCAAGGTGACCGGCGGCCCCGTCCTCACCGTCGAGCCCGCCGCCTGGAGCGCCTTCGTCCACGGCAGCGCGGCCGTCTGA
- a CDS encoding NAD(P)-dependent oxidoreductase, which produces MNSAQNSVTVIGLGPMGRAMATALLDRGYAITVWNRTASRADDLVARGAVLAQSPADAVAANEVVIISLTDHAAVQAVLEPAARALGGRVLLNLTSATPGEARAGARWAAGHGAVQLTGGVSSSPSGIGQPDSYTFYSGPREAFDRHRPVLEALTGRVDHQGEDPGLAALHYQIGMVMFWTSLLSYWQAIALARANGLTAADILPGAAETANSLSETFAFYTERIDAGMHLGDVDRLAMGLASAEHVLHTNADAGVDTVLPAAVVDLFRRGVEAGRGADSCSALVELMAKPGKQPFAGPTDPGTDGRVRQDGPFLR; this is translated from the coding sequence ATGAACAGCGCACAGAACTCGGTCACGGTCATCGGACTGGGCCCCATGGGCCGGGCCATGGCCACGGCCCTGCTCGACCGCGGATACGCGATCACCGTCTGGAACCGCACCGCTTCCCGCGCGGACGACCTGGTGGCCCGGGGAGCCGTCCTCGCGCAGAGCCCCGCCGACGCCGTCGCGGCGAACGAGGTGGTCATCATCAGCCTCACGGACCACGCGGCGGTCCAGGCTGTACTGGAGCCCGCCGCACGGGCCCTGGGCGGCCGGGTCCTGCTCAACCTCACCTCCGCCACGCCCGGGGAGGCCCGCGCCGGAGCCCGCTGGGCGGCCGGGCACGGTGCCGTGCAGCTCACCGGCGGCGTCAGCTCGTCGCCCTCGGGGATCGGGCAGCCCGATTCGTACACCTTCTACAGCGGGCCGCGCGAGGCGTTCGACCGGCACCGGCCGGTGCTCGAAGCGCTGACCGGCCGGGTCGACCACCAGGGCGAGGACCCGGGGCTCGCCGCGCTCCACTACCAGATCGGCATGGTCATGTTCTGGACCTCGCTGTTGAGCTACTGGCAGGCGATCGCCCTTGCCCGCGCCAACGGCCTGACGGCGGCCGACATCCTGCCAGGCGCCGCCGAAACGGCGAACTCGCTCTCGGAGACCTTCGCCTTCTACACCGAGCGCATCGACGCCGGGATGCACCTGGGTGACGTGGACCGCCTGGCCATGGGACTGGCAAGCGCCGAGCACGTACTGCACACCAACGCCGACGCGGGCGTCGACACGGTCCTCCCGGCCGCCGTCGTCGACCTGTTCCGCCGGGGCGTGGAGGCGGGGCGGGGCGCGGACAGCTGCTCTGCTCTGGTGGAGCTGATGGCGAAGCCCGGGAAGCAGCCGTTCGCCGGCCCGACCGATCCGGGCACGGACGGTCGGGTCCGGCAGGATGGCCCCTTCCTACGGTGA
- a CDS encoding FlgD immunoglobulin-like domain containing protein: MSRHLYTNSRARSRRTGRTTGAAAVAVVLAAGLATALPATAHAARTAASAEVLIPAPDAFGDGPEKILATGRYGVLHREGDDYLWTNSYNSRTRVVTEIASVPEHLLVGGHDEHNRAIYTQQRADGGTNVVRVGIEDPAFNSTLQVPAGYLHLSYAGGWVLATVDKGDGTYEMRVARGGAASADPVVRLPAGATTDARPVVLGGQGSEVLIGYRLADGSPGYGILTAYDGRVKPLPVTGDASSFRLTQMTVSWFSRNGAGGQGVRILPRSGTGTPKVVPLATESTESEVTSFVVEDSVVWHEGTGGPLRLTPHTGADTERTLLPTVEFTQLRAEGYGDVLVLGKDADGKRAIHVFHQNGIGIISDLVMREVPGVKTADGEIGALGLDRGRLRYVNSLLGKDTLHGRAVGTGLDPAEGARLAEFPGLAAGRFADGTDEGLARLVTDPATGKDTLVTGDDPGQQSQGVALPGTGGRILDAAPEFVLYEAGGRQYVVDTARDLVVRDQPVQGAVLDGDRLIKSAPGNPGTVNVVDPRSGRATANHDLGVDCVPSELQRSGTLLYWSCASENAAGVYDTATHRDYPAPVSGVLLGDRFLAARDGSGELRLTALREDGSTADLGTVTGVKQPAAGDGRGTTWTLDADAGKLAWVGSDDTVHVTAPQQAVSPLGVTHSTVPATSAGAWSAAWWLSKPAASWQLTLTRRSTGETVRTWTGEDTRGTVKVSWDGTSASGGPAPAGGYTWRLTAAPADGSGPVATASGTLRVTTG, encoded by the coding sequence GTGTCCCGACACCTGTACACGAACAGCCGCGCCCGCAGCCGCCGTACCGGGCGGACCACGGGAGCGGCGGCCGTCGCGGTGGTGCTGGCCGCAGGGCTCGCCACGGCGCTGCCGGCCACCGCGCACGCCGCCAGAACAGCAGCGTCCGCCGAGGTCCTGATACCCGCGCCCGACGCCTTCGGCGACGGGCCCGAGAAGATCCTGGCGACCGGCAGGTACGGCGTACTGCACCGCGAGGGCGACGACTACCTCTGGACCAACTCGTACAACAGCCGGACCAGGGTGGTCACGGAGATCGCTTCGGTGCCGGAGCATCTGCTCGTCGGCGGCCACGACGAGCACAACCGGGCCATCTACACCCAGCAGCGCGCGGACGGCGGGACGAACGTCGTACGGGTCGGCATCGAGGACCCCGCCTTCAACAGCACCCTCCAGGTGCCCGCCGGATACCTCCATCTGAGCTATGCGGGCGGCTGGGTGCTGGCGACCGTCGACAAGGGCGACGGGACGTACGAGATGCGGGTGGCCCGGGGCGGGGCGGCGTCGGCGGACCCCGTCGTGCGGCTGCCCGCCGGAGCCACCACGGACGCCCGGCCGGTGGTGCTCGGCGGGCAGGGCAGCGAGGTCCTCATCGGCTACCGCCTCGCGGACGGCTCCCCGGGCTACGGCATCCTGACCGCGTACGACGGCCGGGTGAAGCCGCTGCCCGTGACCGGGGACGCGAGCAGCTTCCGCCTCACCCAGATGACCGTCAGCTGGTTCTCGCGGAACGGCGCCGGAGGCCAGGGGGTCCGGATCCTGCCGCGCAGCGGCACGGGCACGCCGAAGGTCGTCCCGCTGGCCACGGAGTCCACGGAGAGCGAGGTCACCTCGTTCGTCGTGGAGGACAGCGTCGTGTGGCACGAGGGCACCGGCGGGCCGCTGCGGCTCACGCCCCACACCGGCGCGGACACCGAGCGCACGCTCCTGCCCACGGTGGAGTTCACCCAGCTCCGGGCCGAGGGCTACGGGGACGTGCTGGTGCTGGGCAAGGACGCCGACGGCAAGCGGGCCATCCACGTGTTCCACCAGAACGGCATCGGGATCATCTCCGACCTGGTGATGCGGGAGGTGCCCGGGGTGAAGACGGCGGACGGCGAGATCGGGGCGCTGGGCCTCGACCGGGGGCGGCTGCGGTACGTCAACTCGCTGCTCGGCAAGGACACGTTGCACGGCAGGGCTGTCGGGACCGGCCTCGACCCGGCGGAGGGCGCGCGGCTCGCGGAGTTCCCCGGACTCGCGGCGGGCCGCTTCGCCGACGGCACGGACGAGGGGCTCGCCCGGCTGGTCACCGACCCGGCCACCGGCAAGGACACCCTGGTGACCGGCGACGACCCAGGACAGCAGTCCCAGGGCGTGGCGCTGCCCGGCACCGGCGGGCGCATCCTCGACGCCGCACCGGAGTTCGTCCTGTACGAGGCGGGCGGCCGGCAGTACGTCGTCGACACCGCCCGCGACCTCGTCGTCCGCGACCAGCCGGTGCAGGGCGCGGTGCTCGACGGGGACCGGCTGATCAAGTCGGCACCGGGCAACCCCGGCACGGTGAACGTGGTCGACCCGCGCTCCGGGCGGGCGACCGCGAACCACGATCTCGGCGTCGACTGCGTGCCGAGCGAACTCCAGCGCAGCGGCACCCTGTTGTACTGGAGCTGCGCCTCCGAGAACGCGGCGGGCGTGTACGACACGGCGACCCACCGGGACTACCCCGCGCCGGTCTCCGGGGTCCTGCTGGGCGACCGTTTCCTGGCCGCGCGCGACGGGTCGGGGGAGCTGCGCCTCACCGCTCTGCGCGAGGACGGCTCCACCGCGGACCTGGGCACCGTCACGGGGGTGAAGCAGCCCGCGGCCGGCGACGGACGGGGCACCACCTGGACCCTGGACGCGGACGCGGGCAAGCTCGCCTGGGTCGGGTCCGACGACACCGTCCACGTCACCGCCCCGCAGCAGGCCGTCTCCCCCCTGGGCGTCACCCACAGCACCGTGCCCGCCACCTCGGCGGGCGCGTGGAGCGCCGCGTGGTGGCTCTCCAAGCCGGCGGCGTCCTGGCAGCTCACCCTCACCCGTCGCTCGACCGGCGAGACCGTCCGCACCTGGACGGGCGAGGACACGCGCGGAACGGTGAAGGTCAGCTGGGACGGTACGTCCGCCTCCGGCGGCCCCGCCCCGGCCGGCGGCTACACCTGGCGGCTGACCGCCGCGCCGGCGGACGGCTCGGGCCCGGTCGCCACGGCCTCGGGCACCTTGCGGGTCACCACCGGCTGA
- a CDS encoding YdcF family protein gives MVVFAPAALLFLVFCVSVLRERRKFSNAVFLGLAVLCAAAGLLYRVVDSGSVSAHVVVWSLLGLGAVAVAVLTCFLFLNGVRMLRKEGRSPSNLLSLGAALAILAVVALLATAAALRTPILIGAATAAGGLALYFSFLFLCFVCYAFLYGRLRVRRRADFVVVLGSGLVGGSTVPPLLASRLKRGREVHARLSRRGGSPVLITSGGRGPDEDLPESHAMADHLVAEGFPAHLIEREDRSTNTEENLRFSKAIMEKAKPGYRCVVVTNNYHAFRAALTARRVRIRGQVVGSPTAAYFWPNATLREFTALLVDYRRSNTVMCGLIVLGGVAAWWVNWR, from the coding sequence ATGGTGGTCTTCGCCCCGGCGGCGCTCCTCTTCCTCGTCTTCTGTGTGAGCGTGCTGCGCGAGCGCCGCAAGTTCAGCAACGCCGTCTTCCTGGGGCTCGCCGTGCTCTGTGCGGCGGCCGGCCTGCTCTACCGGGTGGTCGACTCCGGCTCCGTCTCCGCGCACGTCGTGGTGTGGTCGCTGCTGGGCCTGGGGGCCGTGGCGGTGGCGGTGCTGACCTGCTTTCTCTTCCTCAACGGTGTACGCATGCTGCGCAAGGAGGGCAGGAGCCCGTCGAATCTGCTCTCCCTGGGGGCCGCCCTGGCCATCCTCGCCGTGGTCGCCCTGCTCGCCACCGCCGCCGCCCTGCGGACACCGATACTGATCGGCGCGGCGACTGCGGCCGGCGGGCTGGCGCTCTACTTCTCGTTCCTGTTCCTGTGCTTCGTCTGTTACGCGTTCCTCTACGGGCGGCTGCGGGTGCGCCGCAGGGCCGACTTCGTGGTGGTGCTGGGCTCGGGGCTCGTCGGCGGCTCCACCGTGCCGCCGCTGCTGGCGAGCCGGCTGAAGCGCGGGCGGGAGGTGCACGCACGGCTCTCCCGGCGCGGCGGGTCCCCCGTGCTCATCACGTCGGGCGGGCGCGGGCCCGACGAGGACCTGCCGGAATCCCACGCGATGGCCGACCACCTGGTGGCCGAGGGCTTCCCGGCACACCTCATCGAGCGGGAGGACCGGTCGACGAACACCGAGGAGAACCTGCGGTTCAGCAAGGCGATCATGGAAAAGGCCAAGCCCGGCTACCGGTGCGTCGTCGTCACGAACAACTACCACGCCTTCCGCGCCGCTCTCACCGCCCGGCGGGTCCGCATCCGGGGACAGGTGGTGGGCTCGCCGACGGCCGCGTACTTCTGGCCCAACGCGACGCTCCGCGAGTTCACCGCGCTCCTGGTGGACTACCGGCGGAGCAACACGGTGATGTGCGGGCTGATCGTCCTCGGCGGCGTGGCCGCCTGGTGGGTGAACTGGCGGTAG
- a CDS encoding ATP-binding protein translates to MNETTQLPYFRAAFYCRERRSIPVVRKFARKALVEWECEKRMDDVLLCVTELATNALRHGVPPGRGFKVHIYLERIENALRVELHDSGDGEVCPADELPGAEDEGGRGLLLVAAVADKWGVGERNPGKIVWCEFDLS, encoded by the coding sequence ATGAACGAGACAACTCAACTCCCCTACTTCCGCGCCGCCTTCTACTGCCGTGAGCGCAGGTCGATCCCGGTCGTACGCAAGTTCGCCCGCAAGGCGCTGGTCGAGTGGGAGTGCGAGAAGCGCATGGACGATGTGCTGCTCTGCGTAACCGAGCTGGCGACCAACGCCCTGCGTCACGGCGTCCCGCCGGGGCGCGGCTTCAAGGTCCACATCTACCTGGAACGGATCGAGAACGCGCTCCGCGTCGAGCTGCACGACAGCGGCGACGGCGAGGTGTGCCCGGCGGACGAGCTGCCGGGGGCCGAGGACGAGGGCGGGCGCGGGCTGCTGCTGGTCGCGGCGGTCGCGGACAAATGGGGGGTGGGGGAGCGGAACCCCGGCAAGATCGTGTGGTGCGAGTTCGATCTCTCCTGA
- a CDS encoding NAD(P)/FAD-dependent oxidoreductase — protein sequence MESRSDDMKQQRYDAVIVGGGAAGLSGALALARARRSVLVIDAGEPRNAPASHVHNYLGRESTPPGELLAIGRGEAAGYGAEIVEGRVASAERLPGEQGFRVVTEDGRSVEARRLLVTTGLVDELPPVPGLAERWGREVLHCPYCHGHEVADRPIGVLATGPLAVHQALMWRQWSQDVTLFRHTGPEPSDEEYEQLAARGVAVVDGEVTGLEVADDRFTGVRLAGGRVIPREALVVQARFVARSAVLESLGLVPVDQEMGGEVIGTYIPTDPTGATEVPGVWAAGNVTRLTEQVIGAAAAGLMAASAINSALITEDTSDAVEARRRA from the coding sequence ATGGAGAGCAGGAGTGACGACATGAAGCAGCAGCGGTACGACGCGGTGATCGTGGGCGGCGGGGCGGCCGGCCTGAGCGGGGCGCTGGCCCTGGCGCGGGCCCGGCGTTCGGTCCTGGTGATCGACGCGGGCGAGCCCCGTAACGCGCCCGCGTCCCATGTGCACAACTACCTGGGCCGCGAGTCGACCCCGCCCGGCGAGCTGCTGGCCATCGGCCGGGGCGAGGCCGCCGGGTACGGGGCGGAGATCGTCGAGGGCCGGGTGGCCTCGGCCGAGCGGCTGCCGGGGGAGCAGGGCTTCCGGGTGGTCACGGAGGACGGCCGGAGCGTCGAGGCGCGCAGGCTGCTGGTGACGACGGGGCTCGTCGACGAGCTGCCGCCCGTGCCCGGTCTGGCGGAGCGCTGGGGGCGCGAGGTGCTGCACTGCCCGTACTGCCACGGCCACGAGGTGGCGGACCGCCCGATCGGTGTACTCGCCACCGGGCCCCTCGCCGTGCACCAGGCGCTGATGTGGCGGCAGTGGAGCCAGGACGTCACCCTCTTCCGCCACACCGGCCCGGAGCCCTCGGACGAGGAGTACGAGCAGCTCGCCGCCAGGGGTGTGGCCGTGGTGGACGGCGAGGTGACGGGCCTGGAGGTCGCGGACGACCGGTTCACCGGCGTACGGCTGGCCGGCGGCCGGGTGATCCCGCGCGAGGCGCTGGTGGTCCAGGCGCGCTTCGTCGCACGTTCGGCCGTACTGGAGTCGCTGGGGCTGGTTCCGGTCGACCAGGAGATGGGCGGCGAGGTGATCGGCACGTACATCCCCACCGACCCGACCGGCGCGACGGAGGTCCCCGGAGTCTGGGCGGCGGGCAACGTCACCCGCCTCACCGAACAGGTCATCGGCGCCGCCGCGGCCGGCCTCATGGCGGCATCGGCGATCAACAGCGCTCTGATCACCGAGGACACCAGTGACGCGGTGGAGGCGCGGCGGCGCGCCTGA